Proteins encoded within one genomic window of Puniceicoccaceae bacterium:
- a CDS encoding NAD-dependent epimerase/dehydratase family protein, translating into MQILVTGGTGFIGSHVVKQLVAQGHTVRCTVRRKSHTRRLRGLAYEKIVADVRERLPMLEAVNGCDAVIHCASLSNWKDLSSPELRSIILDGTQNLIDASIAQGARLVYVSSAAALGASRDPHQLRTANSEFNLNPKRYRYAALKAEADRLCLQAVQSRGANIVCVHPAETYGPGDTQMVTASTLRDFVSGPICLTTHGGMSVAHVEDVAAGIIAACERGRSGQKYILGGENSTLSQLAAITQAYCGTQLREFCIPRSLVLLLAFVFRCTPFVRAQTLATQYRYAAHYWFYDTESTQTQLGVQFRSAEETLHDTLKWLQKQNHGIRKR; encoded by the coding sequence ATGCAAATCCTTGTCACAGGTGGCACCGGTTTCATCGGTTCCCATGTCGTCAAACAACTCGTTGCTCAGGGTCACACGGTACGCTGCACCGTGCGCCGCAAAAGCCACACCCGCCGCCTTCGCGGTCTGGCCTACGAGAAAATCGTTGCCGATGTGCGGGAGCGCCTGCCCATGCTCGAAGCGGTCAATGGTTGCGACGCCGTCATCCACTGCGCTTCCCTTTCCAATTGGAAGGACCTCAGCTCGCCCGAGCTGCGCTCGATCATCCTCGATGGCACGCAAAACCTCATCGATGCCAGCATCGCACAGGGCGCCCGCCTGGTCTATGTAAGCAGCGCCGCCGCGCTCGGAGCCAGTCGCGATCCGCATCAGCTGCGCACGGCCAACAGTGAGTTTAATCTCAACCCCAAACGTTACCGCTACGCCGCGCTCAAGGCCGAAGCAGACCGTCTCTGCCTCCAAGCCGTTCAATCCCGCGGGGCCAACATTGTCTGCGTCCATCCCGCCGAGACCTATGGTCCGGGCGATACCCAGATGGTCACGGCCTCCACACTGCGTGATTTTGTATCGGGTCCGATCTGCCTGACCACCCACGGTGGCATGAGCGTTGCCCATGTGGAGGATGTTGCCGCCGGAATCATTGCCGCATGCGAGCGCGGGAGATCGGGTCAGAAATACATCCTGGGTGGAGAGAACAGTACCCTTTCCCAGCTCGCCGCCATCACTCAAGCCTACTGCGGCACCCAGCTGCGCGAGTTCTGCATTCCGCGCAGTCTCGTGCTGCTGCTCGCGTTCGTCTTTCGCTGCACACCCTTTGTGCGTGCCCAGACCCTCGCTACCCAATACCGCTACGCCGCCCACTACTGGTTCTATGACACCGAGTCCACCCAAACCCAGCTTGGAGTGCAGTTTCGCAGTGCCGAGGAAACGCTCCATGACACGCTGAAGTGGCTGCAAAAACAGAACCATGGAATCCGCAAACGCTGA
- a CDS encoding Fur family transcriptional regulator: MSEIEQPEVLADSLEAEFIEYLNRTGNRITTPRRVVLRAVLECERNFDAEALYQKAKEIDPVISLTSVYRTLPILIEAGIIAEADLVEKKQRYRLSSFGSMQLFVECQQCGRVEELDPGCTRLQLHAKLAMVGYVPSSIQVKVKGICPACSATEACPK, encoded by the coding sequence CGGAATTCATCGAATACCTGAACCGGACTGGCAATCGCATTACGACTCCGCGCCGCGTGGTGCTGCGTGCGGTGCTTGAGTGTGAACGCAACTTTGACGCGGAAGCACTGTATCAGAAAGCAAAAGAAATCGATCCGGTCATTTCCCTCACCTCGGTGTACCGCACCCTGCCCATCCTGATCGAGGCGGGCATCATTGCGGAGGCGGATTTGGTGGAGAAGAAGCAGCGGTATCGCCTGAGCAGTTTTGGCAGCATGCAGTTGTTTGTGGAGTGCCAGCAGTGTGGACGCGTGGAGGAACTGGATCCTGGATGCACGCGCCTGCAACTGCACGCCAAACTGGCGATGGTTGGATATGTGCCCTCGAGCATCCAAGTGAAAGTGAAAGGCATTTGCCCGGCCTGTTCTGCTACTGAAGCGTGCCCGAAGTAG
- a CDS encoding 4'-phosphopantetheinyl transferase superfamily protein, which yields MESANAEVEALAGALGLILPADVLHDTRLARDFTAACTTAERAFATSMRGPRLDEFSTSRIMARELLKVLQPLSTAEPVSILPDSDGCVRWPQGFTGSISHTQRICTVALWKQAAVNASVGIDIESLGRLSERARTRIASAAEQDRIHSFCDRFGISASDAFTLLFSAKEAYFKYQFAHTRLWLDFRDVELLDFSDEALLLHAPRLQGHALPSERNAIYRFTPNHVATAVWHRG from the coding sequence ATGGAATCCGCAAACGCTGAGGTGGAGGCACTCGCTGGTGCACTCGGATTGATCCTGCCCGCTGACGTCCTGCACGATACGCGGCTGGCACGGGATTTCACGGCAGCATGCACCACCGCAGAAAGGGCGTTCGCAACGTCCATGAGAGGTCCGCGCCTCGATGAGTTTTCCACCTCGCGCATCATGGCGCGTGAGCTGCTCAAGGTGCTGCAACCGCTCTCTACGGCCGAACCCGTTTCCATCTTGCCCGACTCCGATGGATGCGTTCGCTGGCCTCAGGGGTTCACCGGCAGTATTTCCCATACCCAGCGCATCTGCACTGTCGCGCTCTGGAAACAGGCCGCCGTGAATGCCAGTGTCGGGATCGATATCGAATCCCTCGGTCGCCTTTCCGAGCGTGCGCGCACGCGCATCGCTTCAGCCGCCGAGCAGGATCGCATTCACTCGTTCTGCGATCGATTCGGTATCTCTGCTTCCGACGCGTTCACACTCCTGTTCAGCGCCAAAGAAGCCTATTTCAAGTACCAGTTTGCGCACACCCGGCTCTGGCTTGATTTTCGCGATGTCGAGTTGCTGGACTTCAGCGATGAAGCGTTGCTGCTGCACGCACCCCGACTGCAAGGGCACGCCCTTCCGTCCGAGCGAAATGCGATCTACCGCTTCACCCCAAACCACGTCGCCACAGCTGTTTGGCATCGCGGTTAA